A genomic region of Leptolyngbya sp. NIES-2104 contains the following coding sequences:
- a CDS encoding non-ribosomal peptide synthetase gives MKSIAEWVDDLKRLDVQLSIEDDSEPRLRCNAPEGVLTSELRQQLTARKSELIAHLRSSHLNVQTTFPLSFAQQRLWFLAQLAPDNPFYNVSAAIRFTGTLDQAALKRSFDAIVHRHAALRTTFAEENGQPVQIVYPESRVELSIVNLSIAAEQESIIEQLATTEAQRPFNLMLDPLLRLTLLQFDSTHAVLLLTMHHIVADGWSLGVLMRELAEFYSAFVERRSPQLPALPIQYSDFACWQRNWLQGEILEQQLSYWREQLRDLTVLNLPADRACSAQTYQGATYPVQFSPALTEKLEALSQQFGTSLFMTLLAAFQALLYRYTQQDDIAIGIPIANRHRGEVEELIGFFVNSLVMRSRFSDDLSFVELLEQVRTTALEAYEHQDLPFEKLVEELDPERDLSRNPLFQVAFALQNAPMQPLELPGLKLEPVPLKFGSTRFDLEVHLWEPTHGLHSLWQSQAGLSGFISYRTDLFDHDRIQRLVGHFETLLEGIVANPENRLSDLPLLTAAETEQILVDWNPIDQEVRDRRCFHQIFEAQVRHDPNAIALVSEQGSLTYQELNQRADDLALILQQMGIKVGGLVGLCMDRSSEMVIGILGIWKAGGVYVPLDPNYPHDRLQLMLHDTQVSILLTQSWLVDTLPESAAKILCLDQPLARSHSVHKLATSTPDQLAYVIYTSGSTGTPKGVLLSHQGLCNVVEAQQRTFYLSRTSRVLQFSSLSFDASIFEIALAFGSGGTLFIPPKSAQLPGMLLLRFLQDRAITHALLTPAVLAVLPKIELPELQVLITGGEACSSQVIDRWSVDRHFFNAYGPTEATIWSTVAELHPGDAPSLIGHPIQNTQVYIFDADLNPVPVGISGEMYIGGEGIARGYLDRPELTAERFIRWKDSILYKTGDLARFRADGAIEFLGRIDNQIKIRGFRVELGEIETTLQRHPAVQDAAIITSGNTESEKRLLAYFSLNPQALREAESLSSQQIQHWQTLYNQTYQTSEQTQSFNTIGWNSSYTAQSIPIEQMQEWVNDRVQQILALKPKRILEIGCGTGLLLFQLAPHCEKYVATDFSSAALETIQHQLGELPHVELLHRTATDFEGIDSTFDLVILNSIVQYFPTVDYLLQVLDQAIERIAPGGVLFVGDVRNLRLLNAFHAWMQFNQADATLDRNELRQLVARSQFEEPELAIDPTFFYALRDRHSRMTGVQIRLSRGRSHNEMTQFRYNVLLHCDQSTREGLVEELPAMSIAAAKKILTETKPDYLRITNVSNSRVIDAVRTATWLNHTEAPKTVGQMRERLQQATEAIDPQDWWDLETAIPYTIEITWSTNQGNYDVLFVRKGVDIGIDRPVTVHSNWYQYTNNPIQSQFARQLIPDLRQCLKQSLPEYMIPSAFVPLAALPMTTNGKVDRQVLRLMEQNQSKAIVQSSSETTTESMLLEIWKDLLRLNHATIHENFFELGGHSLLATQLTSRVRDAFGLELPLKSVFEAPTIAKLAPILDSLRETSASKIPPLVRLDRSAYRQKRLTQVEPIVEPQTAVSWSPIVPLTLSTKPAFFCVHPLFGVVLPYLELADALKNDCSFYGLQSSGLDGSPPLDRIEAIASYYVDAIQTVQPEGPYRLGGWSFGGWVAYEMAQQLRQAGKQVELLAMIDTPARTNLSVYQSLKFLIGTALWSMMPFLLDYGALALHRSRSSWMSRWQWSRLVQSIPEAAQLRLLDESTLTPLLRVMYANAQAAYRYVPKPYVDRLTLFRAEGQAIGKDATLGWSSLVDDIQLYQVPGNHLSLLKSPHVKMLAEHLRECL, from the coding sequence ATGAAGAGCATTGCTGAATGGGTAGATGATCTAAAACGTCTGGATGTGCAGTTGTCGATCGAGGATGATTCAGAACCTCGATTACGCTGCAATGCACCAGAAGGCGTTTTAACATCAGAACTGCGCCAACAATTGACAGCACGTAAATCAGAGTTGATTGCTCATTTGCGATCGTCTCACTTAAACGTTCAAACCACATTTCCTTTGTCGTTTGCTCAGCAGCGATTATGGTTTTTAGCTCAACTTGCACCCGACAACCCGTTTTACAATGTGTCTGCCGCGATTCGATTCACTGGAACCCTTGATCAAGCCGCATTAAAACGATCGTTTGATGCGATCGTGCATCGTCATGCTGCACTTCGGACAACATTTGCAGAGGAGAATGGACAGCCCGTACAGATTGTTTATCCTGAGAGCAGAGTTGAATTATCGATCGTCAATTTGTCGATCGCAGCAGAGCAAGAATCAATCATCGAACAGCTTGCCACTACTGAAGCACAACGCCCGTTTAATCTAATGCTTGATCCATTGCTGCGACTCACATTGCTGCAATTTGATTCAACTCATGCAGTTCTATTGCTCACAATGCACCATATTGTTGCAGATGGTTGGTCGCTTGGTGTATTGATGCGAGAACTCGCTGAGTTTTATAGTGCATTTGTCGAAAGACGATCACCTCAATTGCCAGCATTACCGATTCAATACAGTGATTTTGCTTGCTGGCAGCGCAACTGGCTACAAGGTGAAATCTTAGAACAGCAGCTTTCATACTGGCGGGAACAACTGCGAGATTTAACTGTGCTAAATCTGCCTGCGGATCGTGCCTGTTCTGCTCAGACTTATCAAGGTGCAACTTATCCAGTTCAGTTTTCTCCAGCACTCACTGAGAAACTAGAAGCCTTGAGTCAGCAATTTGGAACGTCGTTGTTTATGACATTGCTGGCTGCATTTCAAGCCTTGCTGTATCGATACACGCAGCAAGACGATATTGCGATCGGAATTCCAATTGCAAACCGTCATCGTGGTGAAGTCGAAGAACTGATTGGATTTTTTGTGAATAGTTTGGTGATGCGATCGCGCTTCTCTGATGATCTCTCATTCGTGGAATTGTTGGAGCAAGTTCGCACTACAGCGTTAGAAGCGTATGAACATCAAGATTTACCCTTTGAAAAGTTAGTTGAGGAACTTGACCCGGAACGCGATCTTAGCCGTAATCCACTATTTCAAGTTGCGTTTGCGCTCCAGAATGCTCCGATGCAGCCTTTAGAGTTGCCTGGATTGAAGTTAGAACCTGTTCCTCTAAAGTTTGGAAGTACTCGGTTTGATCTAGAGGTTCATCTGTGGGAGCCAACGCATGGATTGCACAGTTTGTGGCAATCTCAGGCAGGATTAAGCGGATTTATTAGCTATCGTACCGATTTGTTTGATCACGATCGCATTCAGCGCTTAGTAGGTCATTTTGAGACGCTTTTAGAAGGCATTGTTGCAAATCCTGAAAATCGTCTGTCTGATTTACCGTTGCTAACTGCCGCAGAAACCGAGCAGATTTTAGTAGATTGGAATCCGATCGATCAGGAAGTTCGCGATCGTCGTTGTTTTCATCAGATTTTTGAAGCCCAAGTTCGTCATGATCCGAATGCGATCGCACTTGTTTCAGAACAAGGATCACTCACTTATCAAGAACTAAATCAAAGAGCCGATGATCTAGCATTAATTTTGCAACAAATGGGGATTAAAGTCGGCGGTCTAGTTGGACTGTGTATGGATCGATCGAGTGAAATGGTGATCGGAATCCTGGGAATTTGGAAAGCTGGAGGGGTTTATGTTCCACTTGATCCAAACTATCCGCACGATCGGCTTCAGTTGATGTTGCATGATACTCAAGTTTCAATTTTGCTTACCCAATCTTGGCTGGTTGATACTTTACCGGAGTCAGCGGCAAAGATTCTCTGTTTGGATCAGCCTTTAGCGCGATCGCATTCAGTCCACAAGCTTGCTACTTCAACGCCGGATCAGCTTGCTTATGTGATTTATACGTCTGGATCAACCGGAACACCGAAAGGCGTACTTTTATCACATCAAGGATTGTGTAATGTTGTTGAGGCACAACAGCGCACATTTTATCTATCGCGTACCAGTCGGGTGCTGCAATTTAGTTCTCTTAGTTTTGATGCGTCTATCTTCGAGATTGCGCTAGCATTCGGCTCAGGTGGAACATTATTTATTCCGCCCAAATCGGCTCAATTACCTGGAATGCTACTGCTGCGATTTTTACAGGATCGTGCCATTACTCATGCTTTATTAACTCCAGCGGTACTTGCTGTTTTACCAAAGATCGAGCTTCCTGAACTTCAAGTTTTGATTACGGGTGGAGAAGCTTGCTCTAGTCAAGTCATCGATCGCTGGTCAGTCGATCGACATTTTTTTAATGCGTATGGACCGACAGAAGCAACAATCTGGTCAACGGTTGCAGAACTTCATCCTGGCGATGCTCCATCTTTGATTGGTCATCCGATTCAAAATACGCAAGTGTACATCTTTGATGCAGATTTGAATCCTGTTCCGGTCGGAATTTCGGGTGAGATGTATATCGGTGGTGAAGGAATTGCTCGTGGTTATCTCGATCGTCCAGAATTGACAGCAGAACGATTTATTCGCTGGAAAGACTCGATACTTTACAAGACTGGCGATCTCGCTCGTTTTCGGGCGGATGGTGCGATCGAGTTTCTCGGTCGTATCGATAATCAAATTAAAATTCGAGGCTTCCGAGTCGAGTTAGGAGAAATTGAAACAACCTTACAACGCCATCCAGCAGTTCAGGATGCAGCAATTATTACTTCTGGAAATACAGAAAGTGAGAAGCGATTGCTGGCTTATTTCAGTCTCAATCCACAGGCTTTAAGAGAAGCTGAATCGCTTTCGTCTCAACAAATCCAGCACTGGCAAACTCTCTATAACCAAACCTATCAAACTTCAGAACAAACTCAATCGTTTAACACAATTGGCTGGAATAGTAGCTACACGGCGCAATCGATTCCGATCGAGCAAATGCAGGAATGGGTTAACGATCGAGTTCAGCAAATCCTCGCACTAAAACCGAAGCGAATCCTAGAAATCGGATGCGGAACTGGATTATTGTTGTTTCAACTTGCCCCTCATTGTGAAAAGTATGTCGCGACGGATTTTTCGAGCGCTGCACTAGAAACAATTCAGCATCAATTAGGCGAACTACCTCACGTTGAACTGTTGCATCGAACTGCAACGGATTTCGAGGGAATTGATTCGACATTCGATCTGGTGATTTTGAACTCGATCGTGCAATACTTCCCAACAGTGGACTATCTTTTACAAGTCTTAGATCAAGCGATCGAGCGAATTGCGCCCGGTGGTGTTCTCTTTGTTGGCGATGTAAGAAATTTACGGTTACTCAATGCCTTTCATGCTTGGATGCAGTTCAATCAGGCAGATGCAACTCTTGATCGAAATGAGCTTCGTCAGTTAGTTGCTCGATCGCAGTTTGAAGAGCCAGAACTCGCGATCGATCCGACGTTCTTCTATGCTTTGCGCGATCGACATTCTCGAATGACTGGAGTGCAAATTCGACTGTCACGCGGTCGGAGTCACAATGAGATGACACAGTTTCGATACAATGTTCTACTGCATTGTGATCAAAGCACACGTGAAGGATTGGTCGAGGAACTTCCTGCAATGTCGATCGCAGCTGCGAAAAAGATTTTGACCGAGACAAAACCTGATTACCTCAGAATCACAAATGTAAGTAACAGTCGGGTGATTGATGCGGTAAGAACTGCAACTTGGCTCAATCACACAGAGGCACCAAAAACAGTTGGACAGATGCGAGAACGATTACAGCAAGCGACTGAAGCAATTGATCCTCAAGACTGGTGGGACTTAGAAACAGCGATTCCTTATACGATCGAGATTACATGGTCAACTAATCAAGGTAACTATGATGTTCTATTCGTTCGGAAAGGCGTTGATATCGGCATCGATCGACCTGTAACTGTTCATTCAAATTGGTATCAGTACACCAACAACCCAATTCAATCTCAATTTGCGCGTCAACTCATCCCCGACCTGCGGCAATGTTTGAAACAGAGCTTACCAGAGTACATGATCCCTAGTGCTTTCGTTCCATTAGCAGCACTTCCGATGACTACCAACGGCAAAGTCGATCGTCAAGTGCTGCGTTTGATGGAGCAAAATCAATCTAAAGCGATCGTGCAAAGCTCTAGTGAAACGACAACAGAATCAATGCTGTTAGAGATTTGGAAAGACTTGCTGCGACTGAATCACGCGACAATTCACGAGAATTTTTTCGAGTTGGGTGGACATTCTTTACTAGCAACACAACTGACTTCGCGGGTTCGCGATGCGTTTGGATTAGAGTTACCGCTAAAGAGCGTGTTTGAAGCTCCAACGATCGCAAAACTCGCTCCAATTCTAGATAGTTTACGAGAAACTTCAGCCTCAAAGATTCCGCCATTGGTTCGACTCGATCGCTCAGCCTACCGTCAAAAGCGCCTCACCCAAGTAGAACCGATTGTAGAACCTCAAACAGCAGTATCTTGGTCGCCGATCGTTCCTTTAACCCTAAGTACAAAACCCGCTTTTTTCTGTGTACATCCGTTGTTTGGCGTTGTGCTACCTTACTTGGAATTAGCAGATGCCCTCAAGAACGATTGTAGTTTCTACGGACTCCAATCTTCAGGATTAGACGGGTCGCCGCCGCTCGATCGCATTGAAGCGATCGCGTCTTACTACGTTGACGCGATCCAGACAGTCCAGCCAGAAGGTCCCTATCGCTTAGGAGGTTGGTCTTTTGGGGGATGGGTAGCGTATGAAATGGCGCAGCAACTTAGACAAGCTGGAAAACAAGTTGAGCTTTTAGCCATGATTGATACACCTGCTCGTACTAATCTTTCTGTCTATCAAAGTTTGAAATTTCTCATTGGCACTGCACTTTGGTCAATGATGCCGTTTTTGCTTGACTACGGTGCGCTGGCACTTCACCGATCGCGCTCATCCTGGATGTCTCGATGGCAGTGGTCGAGACTTGTGCAATCGATTCCTGAAGCGGCTCAATTACGGTTATTAGATGAATCAACCCTCACACCGCTTCTACGAGTTATGTATGCAAATGCTCAGGCAGCTTATCGATATGTACCGAAACCTTATGTCGATCGTTTAACTTTGTTTCGAGCTGAGGGACAAGCGATCGGCAAGGATGCAACATTAGGCTGGAGCAGTTTGGTTGATGACATTCAACTCTATCAAGTGCCAGGAAATCATCTTTCGCTGTTAAAATCGCCTCATGTGAAAATGCTGGCGGAACATTTAAGGGAATGCCTTTGA
- a CDS encoding non-ribosomal peptide synthetase: MLSGQLEEDFFVFPASFAQQRLWFVEQLLPEASLYNTPLVFRLTGSLMRSQLQNSLQAIVRRHEILRTTFDTSDGQLLQVVTQSLQIPLNYTDLRGVPEHELVALTQIWQEIEQPFQLDRGALVRSHLWQLQDTEHLLLITVHHIIFDEWSSGVLIREFGEFYTALVEGKTAVLPELPIQYADFAQWQRNYLQGDVLARQLNYWKQQLKDVPVLNLSNSNTQRSHQGASQLLELPQALLDQLEALSQQMGVTLFMTLLAAFKTLLHRYSGQTDIAIGSPIANRHQSELEGLIGFFVNSLVLRTDLTGDPTFRALLEKVREVTLAAYDHQDLPFEKLVEELQPIRSLDQNPLFQVVFALQNTPMEQLVLPGLVLSPVALETKTSRFDLELYVWKCADNFRNLWGQGWQQTDGLRGVIVYNTDLFDATTIASMRQHFQTLLEAIVADPGTRLSALSLLTSQEQQTLLQKWKGNHNSEAACVHQVFEHQVKMRPQSIAVQFENRSFTYEALNQGSNQLARYLQHCGVETETPVGICLDRGVEAIAAMLAILKTGGAYVPLDASYPPERLRFMIEDAGIAVVLTQSDWMEQFQSDRTKVICLEQAWNTIAQESDENLSTACTADQLAYVIYTSGSSGTPKGVMIPHRAVNRLVCATNYIQIESSDRVAQVANLAFDAATFEIWGALLNGAQLIVLDRATTLSPIEFVTELQQVNILFLTTALLNQTIYQIPNAFRSLKYLLFGGEMANVNCIRSLIQHGKPQHLIHVYGPTENTTFSTWYEVEQVSATTIPIGQAIANSQVYLFDANLKPVPAGVSGEIYLGGAGLARGYLNRSELTASQFIQVEDCRLYRTGDRAVYRTDGNLEFLGRIDDQIKIRGFRIELGEIETVLAQHPTVQNAIVTVREIESDRQLIAYVVPRTSESLTERELRSFLKSKLPVYMLPAAFVMIDALPLTANGKVNQKMLPAPVNPIRERAFLAATTSLEASLTDLWVQLLGREPIGIEDNFFELGGHSLLATQFVSRIRDRYQIELPLRSIFEAPTIRELAHKIEALKPATQRREEFEL, encoded by the coding sequence ATGCTTTCAGGTCAGCTTGAAGAAGATTTTTTTGTGTTTCCAGCCTCGTTTGCTCAACAGCGCTTATGGTTTGTTGAACAATTGCTGCCTGAAGCTTCTCTTTACAATACGCCTTTGGTTTTTCGGCTCACGGGTTCTCTGATGCGATCGCAACTTCAAAATAGTCTTCAAGCGATCGTTCGTCGTCACGAAATTCTCAGAACAACCTTTGATACATCAGATGGACAGTTGCTTCAGGTCGTCACTCAATCGCTGCAAATTCCACTGAATTATACAGATTTGCGAGGAGTTCCTGAACATGAATTGGTGGCACTTACACAGATTTGGCAGGAGATTGAACAGCCGTTTCAACTCGATCGCGGGGCATTAGTGCGATCGCATCTCTGGCAATTACAAGACACAGAACATTTACTGTTGATCACAGTGCACCACATTATTTTTGATGAGTGGTCGAGTGGCGTGCTGATTCGGGAGTTTGGTGAATTTTATACAGCTTTGGTCGAAGGAAAGACTGCTGTACTACCTGAATTGCCGATTCAGTATGCGGATTTTGCCCAATGGCAGCGAAACTATTTACAAGGTGATGTTCTTGCTCGTCAGTTGAATTACTGGAAGCAACAATTAAAAGATGTTCCTGTGCTGAATTTATCAAACTCGAACACTCAGCGGAGTCATCAGGGCGCGAGTCAATTATTAGAGTTACCGCAAGCATTGTTAGATCAGTTAGAAGCACTGAGCCAGCAAATGGGTGTCACGTTGTTTATGACATTATTAGCAGCGTTTAAGACGTTGCTGCATCGCTATAGTGGACAAACGGATATTGCAATTGGATCGCCGATCGCGAATCGCCATCAGAGCGAACTAGAAGGATTAATCGGCTTTTTTGTAAATAGTCTAGTGCTTAGAACTGATCTTACAGGTGATCCCACGTTTCGAGCTTTGTTAGAGAAAGTACGAGAGGTCACACTGGCTGCCTATGATCATCAAGATTTGCCGTTTGAAAAGCTAGTTGAGGAACTACAACCGATTCGGAGCTTGGATCAAAATCCACTGTTTCAGGTTGTTTTTGCACTTCAAAATACACCGATGGAGCAATTAGTCCTTCCTGGTTTGGTGCTAAGTCCAGTTGCTTTGGAAACAAAAACTTCACGCTTTGATTTGGAGTTGTATGTTTGGAAGTGCGCGGATAATTTTAGGAATTTGTGGGGTCAGGGTTGGCAGCAAACGGATGGATTACGAGGTGTGATCGTCTACAATACAGACCTGTTTGATGCAACTACGATCGCATCAATGCGACAACACTTTCAAACCTTACTAGAAGCGATCGTTGCAGATCCAGGAACTCGTTTATCTGCACTATCGTTATTGACTTCTCAGGAACAACAAACTCTACTACAGAAATGGAAGGGTAATCACAATTCTGAAGCGGCTTGTGTTCATCAAGTGTTTGAACATCAAGTTAAAATGCGTCCGCAGTCGATCGCGGTTCAATTTGAAAATCGATCTTTTACCTATGAAGCATTAAATCAAGGTAGTAATCAACTAGCGCGGTATTTACAGCACTGTGGGGTAGAAACCGAAACACCAGTCGGCATTTGTTTGGATCGAGGAGTGGAAGCGATCGCGGCAATGTTAGCAATCCTCAAAACAGGTGGCGCTTATGTTCCGCTCGATGCGAGTTATCCTCCAGAGCGGTTGCGCTTTATGATCGAGGATGCTGGTATTGCAGTTGTTCTGACGCAATCCGACTGGATGGAGCAATTTCAAAGTGATCGGACAAAAGTGATTTGTTTAGAACAAGCTTGGAATACGATCGCACAAGAGTCAGACGAAAATTTATCGACTGCTTGCACAGCGGATCAGCTTGCTTATGTGATTTATACATCCGGGTCAAGCGGAACACCGAAGGGCGTGATGATTCCACATCGAGCGGTGAATCGGTTAGTGTGTGCTACGAACTATATTCAAATCGAATCTAGCGATCGAGTTGCACAAGTTGCAAATCTTGCTTTTGATGCGGCGACGTTTGAAATCTGGGGTGCATTGCTCAATGGTGCTCAACTGATTGTTCTCGATCGAGCAACAACGCTTTCACCGATTGAGTTTGTCACCGAATTGCAGCAAGTGAACATTCTATTTCTCACAACTGCATTGTTGAATCAAACTATCTATCAGATCCCGAATGCTTTCCGATCGCTCAAGTATTTATTGTTTGGGGGCGAAATGGCGAATGTGAATTGTATCCGATCGCTGATTCAACACGGTAAGCCTCAACATTTAATTCATGTGTATGGACCAACTGAGAACACCACTTTTTCAACTTGGTATGAGGTAGAGCAAGTTTCAGCAACAACGATTCCAATCGGGCAAGCGATCGCGAATTCTCAAGTATATTTATTCGATGCAAATTTGAAGCCTGTTCCCGCAGGAGTGAGCGGCGAAATTTACTTGGGTGGTGCTGGATTGGCGCGGGGATATTTGAATCGTTCAGAATTGACCGCATCACAGTTTATTCAGGTCGAGGATTGTAGATTGTACCGAACGGGCGATCGTGCGGTGTATCGCACCGATGGCAATCTTGAGTTTTTAGGGCGTATTGATGATCAAATTAAAATTCGAGGGTTTCGGATTGAATTAGGTGAAATTGAGACTGTTTTAGCTCAACATCCAACAGTACAAAACGCGATCGTAACAGTGCGGGAGATAGAAAGCGATCGACAATTAATCGCATATGTTGTTCCTCGAACCTCTGAAAGTTTAACTGAACGAGAACTGCGATCGTTTCTCAAATCAAAGCTACCTGTCTATATGCTGCCCGCTGCTTTTGTCATGATTGATGCCTTGCCATTGACAGCAAACGGAAAGGTGAATCAAAAAATGCTACCTGCGCCAGTGAATCCTATTCGGGAAAGGGCTTTTCTTGCTGCAACTACTTCTTTAGAAGCATCATTAACTGATCTTTGGGTTCAACTACTCGGACGCGAACCCATCGGCATCGAAGACAACTTTTTTGAACTCGGTGGACATTCTTTGTTAGCAACTCAGTTTGTTTCACGGATTCGCGATCGATATCAGATTGAGCTTCCGCTGCGATCGATCTTTGAAGCACCAACAATCAGAGAATTGGCGCACAAAATCGAAGCACTGAAGCCAGCTACACAACGACGCGAGGAGTTTGAACTATGA